The following are encoded in a window of Streptomyces sp. 11x1 genomic DNA:
- a CDS encoding alpha/beta hydrolase, giving the protein MPDDDAAARDAAEEASAFSHPPVTPDATAPYGDHPDQVIDFYAPRGAVTASATAPLVVVLHGGAWRAPYDRHHITPFADFLARHGFAVANVEYRRGSSLPAQTGPTGTPSPVAGRWPETFDDIAAALDALPDLAREALPQADSRRTVLTGHSAGGHLALWAAARHVLPPDTPWRSPRPAPLRGVVALAPIADFAVAEKLDVCGGATPQLLGGPDKFADRRPYADPALLLPTGIATTLVQGRSDIVVPQAVAEAYADAAAKAGEVVGLTLLEEVGHFPLIDPAADACAVVVEEIAQLAW; this is encoded by the coding sequence ATGCCGGACGACGACGCCGCAGCCCGCGATGCCGCCGAAGAGGCATCCGCCTTCTCGCACCCCCCGGTCACCCCCGACGCGACCGCCCCCTACGGCGACCACCCCGACCAGGTGATCGACTTCTACGCCCCCCGAGGCGCGGTCACGGCCTCGGCCACCGCCCCCCTCGTCGTGGTCCTGCACGGCGGCGCCTGGCGAGCCCCGTACGACCGTCACCACATCACCCCCTTCGCGGACTTCCTCGCCCGCCACGGCTTCGCGGTGGCCAACGTCGAGTACAGGAGGGGCAGTTCACTCCCGGCCCAGACCGGCCCCACGGGCACCCCCTCGCCGGTCGCGGGCCGCTGGCCGGAGACGTTCGACGACATCGCAGCCGCCCTCGACGCCCTCCCGGACCTCGCGCGCGAGGCCCTGCCCCAGGCCGACTCCCGCCGCACGGTCCTCACCGGCCACTCCGCGGGCGGCCACCTCGCCCTGTGGGCCGCCGCCCGCCACGTACTGCCGCCCGACACCCCGTGGCGCAGCCCACGCCCCGCCCCCCTGCGCGGCGTGGTGGCCCTCGCCCCGATCGCCGACTTCGCCGTGGCCGAGAAACTCGACGTCTGCGGCGGCGCGACCCCCCAACTCCTCGGCGGGCCGGACAAGTTCGCGGACCGGCGCCCCTACGCCGACCCGGCCCTGCTGCTCCCGACCGGCATCGCCACCACCCTCGTGCAGGGCCGCTCGGACATCGTCGTGCCCCAGGCCGTCGCCGAGGCGTACGCCGACGCCGCGGCCAAGGCGGGCGAGGTCGTGGGCCTGACCCTGCTGGAGGAGGTGGGCCACTTCCCCCTCATCGACCCGGCGGCGGACGCCTGCGCGGTGGTGGTGGAGGAGATCGCCCAGCTGGCCTGGTGA
- a CDS encoding aminotransferase class V-fold PLP-dependent enzyme produces MSEPTALSAELTSQARELDKADELACLRTRFVLDDAVYLDGNSLGALPVAVPGRLADVLYREWGELRIRSWDESGWWTAPERIGDRIAPLVGAAPGQIVVGDSTSVNVFKAVVAAVRMADEDAAAGTSEREAGAGGGGVGRRDEILVDATTFPTDGYLAESAARMTGRTLRPVTPAEVPAALGDRTAAVLLNHVDYRTGRLHDLPGLTAAIHEAGAYAVWDLCHSAGALPVGLDAHGVDLAVGCTYKYLNGGPGSPAYLYVRRDLQPRFDSPLPGWTSHTAPFAMRPAYEPAPGAVRGRVGTPDILSMLALEAALDVWYGWVDGKESGDGKSPGPAQEAGAMIESVRAKSLALTDFFLRCVSAYVPEGRVECLTPTAHAERGSQVALRCDDAGDIMKRLIAQGVIGDFRHPDVLRFGFTPLYVSFTDVERAARVLAETLEGAG; encoded by the coding sequence ATGTCTGAACCGACCGCGCTCAGCGCTGAACTGACCTCCCAGGCAAGGGAGTTGGACAAGGCCGACGAACTGGCCTGCCTGCGCACCCGCTTCGTCCTCGACGACGCGGTGTACCTCGACGGCAACTCGCTCGGCGCGCTGCCGGTCGCGGTCCCCGGCCGGCTCGCGGACGTCCTGTACCGCGAGTGGGGCGAGCTGCGCATCCGTTCCTGGGACGAGAGCGGCTGGTGGACCGCGCCCGAACGCATCGGCGACCGTATCGCTCCGCTGGTGGGCGCGGCCCCCGGGCAGATCGTGGTCGGCGACTCCACGAGCGTGAACGTCTTCAAGGCGGTCGTGGCGGCGGTCCGGATGGCGGACGAGGACGCGGCCGCGGGTACGTCCGAGAGGGAGGCCGGGGCCGGTGGGGGTGGTGTCGGGCGGCGGGACGAGATCCTCGTCGACGCGACGACGTTCCCCACGGACGGCTACCTGGCCGAGTCCGCGGCCCGGATGACCGGCCGCACGCTCCGCCCGGTGACCCCGGCGGAGGTCCCGGCCGCCCTGGGCGACCGTACCGCCGCCGTCCTCCTCAACCACGTCGACTACCGCACGGGCCGCCTCCACGACCTCCCCGGTCTGACGGCGGCGATCCACGAGGCCGGTGCCTACGCCGTCTGGGACCTCTGCCACAGCGCAGGCGCCCTCCCCGTCGGCCTCGACGCGCACGGGGTCGACCTGGCGGTCGGCTGCACCTACAAGTACCTCAACGGCGGCCCCGGCTCACCGGCCTACCTCTACGTCCGCCGCGACCTCCAGCCCCGCTTCGACTCACCCCTGCCCGGCTGGACCTCCCACACCGCCCCCTTCGCCATGCGCCCGGCCTACGAGCCCGCGCCGGGCGCGGTACGGGGCCGGGTCGGCACGCCCGACATCCTGTCCATGCTGGCCCTGGAGGCGGCACTGGACGTCTGGTACGGCTGGGTCGACGGGAAGGAGAGCGGCGACGGGAAGAGCCCGGGCCCGGCCCAGGAGGCCGGGGCGATGATCGAGTCGGTCCGCGCCAAGTCCCTCGCCCTCACGGACTTCTTCCTGCGCTGCGTGTCGGCGTACGTCCCGGAGGGCCGCGTGGAGTGCCTCACGCCGACCGCCCACGCGGAACGCGGCAGCCAGGTCGCCCTGCGCTGCGACGACGCCGGCGACATCATGAAGCGTCTCATCGCCCAGGGAGTCATAGGCGACTTCCGCCACCCCGACGTCCTCCGCTTCGGCTTCACCCCGCTGTACGTCAGCTTCACGGACGTGGAACGAGCGGCACGGGTGCTGGCGGAGACGCTGGAGGGGGCGGGGTAG
- a CDS encoding tryptophan 2,3-dioxygenase family protein, with translation MSQQAQPHEASEPETPHLDFQGTTPYEDYVQADVLTHLQHPLSDDPGEMVFLVTTQVMELWFTVIVHEWETATAAIRGDDVARARDALKRSVRELEALNASWRPLAQLTPAQFNSYRAALGEGSGFQSAMYRRMEFLLGEKSASMLVPHRGAPRVHAELEKALHEPSLYDEVLRLLARRGHAIPESVLSRDVSQRYEPSPEVEEAWTALYSGDPDHELARLGEALTDVAELVWRWRNDHLVATRRAMGAKAGTGGSAGVAWLEKRARKNVFPELWTARSHV, from the coding sequence ATGTCCCAGCAGGCTCAGCCCCACGAGGCTTCGGAGCCCGAGACCCCGCATCTCGACTTCCAGGGCACGACCCCGTACGAGGACTACGTGCAGGCGGACGTCCTCACCCACCTCCAGCACCCCCTCTCCGACGACCCCGGCGAGATGGTCTTCCTGGTGACGACCCAGGTGATGGAGCTGTGGTTCACGGTCATCGTCCACGAGTGGGAGACCGCGACCGCCGCGATCCGGGGCGACGACGTGGCGAGGGCCAGGGACGCGCTGAAGCGTTCCGTGCGCGAACTGGAGGCCCTGAACGCCTCCTGGCGCCCGCTGGCCCAGCTCACCCCCGCCCAGTTCAACTCCTACCGCGCCGCCCTCGGCGAGGGCTCCGGCTTCCAGTCGGCGATGTACCGCCGGATGGAGTTCCTGCTCGGCGAGAAGTCCGCCTCCATGCTCGTCCCGCACCGGGGCGCGCCCCGCGTCCACGCCGAACTGGAGAAGGCGCTGCACGAGCCGAGCCTCTACGACGAGGTCCTGCGGCTCCTGGCCCGGCGCGGCCACGCGATCCCCGAGTCCGTGCTGAGCCGTGACGTCTCCCAGCGCTACGAGCCGTCCCCCGAGGTCGAGGAGGCGTGGACCGCGCTGTACTCCGGCGACCCGGACCATGAACTCGCCCGCCTCGGTGAGGCGTTGACCGACGTCGCCGAGCTGGTGTGGCGCTGGCGCAACGACCACCTCGTCGCCACCCGCCGCGCGATGGGCGCCAAGGCCGGCACGGGCGGCTCCGCCGGGGTGGCCTGGCTGGAGAAGCGCGCCCGCAAGAACGTCTTCCCCGAGCTGTGGACGGCGCGCTCCCATGTCTGA